A window from Plasmodium gaboni strain SY75 chromosome 9, whole genome shotgun sequence encodes these proteins:
- a CDS encoding thiamine pyrophosphokinase, translating into MKKKYTYIFKRISSKYFSYFNKGTKLSCGNKERMTKNHKHYYSTSKEKDDFPHYHNLDFMKYIFSNNNNDKIKDIKTCTSVDSTNPNVCTDIYNYKLITIILNNTLCSHSYEIIKNSNVLICADGGANRLYDLCSTINEKHISNYCMNNNICLEQGIQVNKNDYKKEQIKKREEQNISNHIIEHTNDKNVIAKQLYDLFNNNKLTINMDTKKKQNKNTIEILPDFICGDFDSIYPHVYKHYKNEGVLFEKCPNQENTDLDKCIEKIKPYIKQNDKILVLGATGNRFDQTCANISSLYKNVQTINNIYLIGENNFIFLLKKGNHVIHINLNPFEKGCALLPIGAKCKVKTEGLKYNLNYEYLSFDSLISSSNEIIQNEVKISNDTPIIWNSQLKK; encoded by the coding sequence atgaaaaaaaagtacacatatatatttaaaaggATTTCTTccaaatatttttcatacTTTAATAAGGGTACTAAATTATCATGTGGTAACAAAGAAAGAATGACAAAAAATCATaaacattattattcaaCTAGTAAAGAAAAAGACGATTTTCCTCATTATCATAATCTTGattttatgaaatatattttttcaaataataataatgataagataaaagatataaaaacatGCACTTCTGTTGATAGTACTAATCCAAATGTTTGTACAGATATTTacaattataaattaattactattattttaaataatacattatGTTCACATTCCtatgaaattataaagaatTCAAATGTTTTAATATGTGCAGATGGTGGGGCTAATCgtttatatgatttatgTTCCACAATAAATGAAAAGCATATAAGCAATTATTGTATgaacaataatatatgcCTTGAACAGGGTATACaagtaaataaaaatgattataaaaaagaacaaataaagaaaagggaagaacaaaatatatcaaatcATATTATAGAACATACAAATGACAAAAATGTTATTGCTAAACaattatatgatttatttaataataataaattaacaataaatatggatacaaaaaaaaaacagaaTAAAAATACTATAGAAATTTTACCAGATTTTATTTGTGGAGATTTTGATAGCATATACCCACATGTATATAaacattataaaaatgaaggtgttttatttgaaaaatgTCCAAATCAAGAAAATACAGACTTAGATAAATgtattgaaaaaataaaaccatatattaaacaaaaCGATAAAATTCTTGTACTAGGAGCTACAGGAAATAGATTTGATCAAACATGTGCAAATATAtcttctttatataaaaacgtacaaacaataaataatatttatttaataggtgaaaataatttcatatttttattaaaaaaaggaaatcatgttatacatataaatttaaatcCTTTTGAAAAAGGATGTGCTCTCTTACCAATTGGAGCAAAATGTAAAGTGAAAACAGAGGGActtaaatataatttaaattatgaatatttaagTTTTGATTCCTTAATCAGTTCATCTAATGAAATTATTCAAAATGAAGTGAAAATATCTAACGATACTCCTATTATTTGGAATTCgcaattaaaaaaatga
- a CDS encoding hypothetical protein (conserved Plasmodium protein, unknown function), with the protein MIRNTYLKYCYKYKNIKNAKEKISHIYYNFGKNVCNLVGKKKYDMKCYKNIEDIKNEKDLEFFFYNYDKTNIDDIFKDYKYLIDCKDYQKECSEKEILETSYIIKYISYNIQLFHFIIKSKHMFYENKPPLQGGNNNNNNINNNNYYKHLFDVNNNYCNISNQTNKYCSDNNKCGQNNIYYIHNIEKGKINKEEILKNIDKNKCLQYLFDNDVYKFISQIKKCDIWNYKDKIVDKNYINYNIFFPINYMNIEKKENCKSNTQNISYYINTNIFLHNIHRFNKDIFLDIIKRMNYKILNSQDIKNILIILTLLHHNNISFSNEKNNIIKNNNPNNTCNKFIYKNKEYINKRIFMEIFTNIYKTICSKRNDISFLYLYDYLLIMTVNDIKNKDYYISIVEILSNYMNLINKITNNNNNENNYENNYXXXXXXXXXXNYENNYDNNNYDNNNCDNNNCDNNNCDSILLSNSYDNYLNDKNISKQTHNTINEHNKNNQQTVFNLDHVITNSLNESHTCDIENIQREENYSNNHNNHHHNNFIYPDNIYNKENINFDDIKKNDYLKNGNVTTNNNSSIINNIIDYEYKNIQLNKRNYIYLQKKLYTIKNIIISKILLIYIMKYIFSHIDNNILYAHSDLICENLELIPPMLVTNFIFTIGTCKYIDEFCMFMLAKYVQNNIQNYTCNEISIIVNTYADASLEDVSFYETICDYMKCHFNKFSSIDIIKIIYAFSKVRIRDIELLKMSYEKINHYLNEREKKFDINMQLKMMDYKKTNENKKYMQSQNYLKIKKNANNNTQNYYTNNMCNNNNTNILQNKENIKKNNYVINKYLCAYALIAAGKLDYVENVDKLFIHLKESIINDGIDIRGILWMPIAITSFLSSQCIFNFLPVYINLINQAFKKTQSPKLLSLLIRRHNILLHTIETDIIPKKYIDKISLNNLYHICKSKKDNSKEKVFVPDSSTFHIEVSNALLSLDIPHQKEVNIYPFTIDIYIQTSQNINEEQLKKHNSTSSYQMNQNNINTKFKKTNTSMYEHDTNFEQTFENKKVKHKSKNKNEVYTEIPFM; encoded by the coding sequence atgatTAGAAACACTTATTTGAAGTACTgctataaatataaaaatataaaaaatgcaaaagaaaaaatttctcatatttattataactTTGGTAAGAATGTTTGTAATCTTGTAGGGAAGAAGAAATATGATATGAAgtgttataaaaatattgaagaTATTAAGAATGAAAAGGATttagaattttttttttataactatgacaaaacaaatatagatgatatatttaaagattataaatatttaattgaTTGTAAAGATTATCAGAAAGAATGTTCAGAGAAGGAGATTTTAGAAACAtcttatataataaaatatatatcatataatattcagctttttcattttataataaaatcTAAACATATGTTCTATGAAAATAAACCACCTCTACAAGGTGgcaacaacaacaataataatattaataataataattattataaacatttGTTTGATGTGAACAATAATTATTGTAATATCTCCAATCAGACGAATAAATATTGtagtgataataataaatgtggacaaaataatatctactatattcataatattgAAAAGGGTAAAATAAACAAAGAAGAGattcttaaaaatattgataaaaataaatgtttaCAATATCTTTTTGATAATgatgtatataaatttataagtcaaataaaaaaatgtgaTATATGGaattataaagataaaattgttgataaaaattatattaattataatatattttttccaattaattatatgaatatagaaaaaaaagaaaattgTAAATCTAATACacaaaatatttcttattatataaatacaaatatatttcttcataatattcatagatttaataaagatatatttttagatataataaaaagaatgaattataaaatattaaattctcaagatattaaaaatatattaattatattaacTTTATTacatcataataatatatcattttctaatgaaaaaaataatattataaaaaataataatcctaataatacatgtaataaatttatttataaaaataaagaatatataaataaaagaatatttatggaaatatttacaaatatttataaaacCATTTGTTCAAAAAGAAATgatatatcttttttatatttatatgattatcttttaataatgacagtaaatgatattaaaaataaagacTATTACATAAGTATAGTAGAAATATTGtcaaattatatgaatctcataaacaaaattacaaataataataataatgaaaataattatgaaaataattatNNNNNNNNNNNNNNNNNNNNNNNNNNNNNtaattatgaaaataattatgataataataattatgataataataattgtgataataataattgtgataataataattgtgATAGTATCCTCTTGAGCAATTCATATGACAATTATCTTAATGATAAAAACATTTCAAAACAAACACACAATACAATTAATGAACACAATAAGAATAATCAACAAACAGTTTTCAATCTTGATCACGTAATTACAAATTCTTTAAATGAATCGCACACATGTgatattgaaaatattcaaagggaagaaaattatagtaataatcataataatcatcatcataataattttatttatccagataatatatataataaagaaaatattaattttgatgatattaaaaaaaatgattatttaaaaaacGGAAATGTAACaactaataataatagttcaattataaataatattatagattatgaatataaaaatattcaacttaataaaagaaattatatttatttacaaaaaaaattatatacaattaaaaatataattatatcaaaaatattgttaatatatattatgaaatatatatttagtcatattgataataatatattatatgcaCACTCTGATTTAATATGTGAAAATTTAGAATTAATTCCTCCTATGCTAGTTacaaattttatatttacaattggtacttgtaaatatattgatgAATTTTGTATGTTTATGCTAGCCAAATATgttcaaaataatattcaaaatTATACATGCAATGAAATTAGTATTATTGTAAATACATATGCTGATGCTTCATTGGAAGATGTGAGTTTTTATGAAACTATTTGTGATTATATGAAATGtcattttaataaattttcttctatcgatattattaaaataatttatgCATTTTCAAAAGTTAGAATACGTGATatagaattattaaaaatgtcttatgaaaaaattaaccattatttaaatgaaagagaaaaaaaatttgataTTAATATGCAACTCAAAATGATGgattataaaaaaacaaatgaaaacaaaaaatatatgcaatcacaaaattatttaaaaattaaaaaaaatgctaataataatacacaaaattattatactaataatatgtgtaataataataatacaaatatattacaaaataaagagaatattaaaaaaaataattatgttattaataaatatttatgtgcATATGCTTTAATTGCAGCAGGGAAATTAGATTATGTTGAAAATGTagataaattatttatacatttaaaagaaagtataataaatgatGGTATTGATATAAGAGGAATCTTATGGATGCCTATAGCAATTACAAGCTTTTTAAGTTCACaatgtatatttaatttcttACCAGTATATATcaatttaataaatcaagcttttaaaaaaacacaATCACCAAAATTACTCTCTTTATTAATAAGAAgacataatatattattacatacAATCGAAACAGATATTATACctaaaaaatatatagataaaatatctttaaataatctttatcatatatgtaaaagtaaaaaagataattcaaaagaaaaagtaTTTGTTCCAGATAGCTCAACATTCCATATTGAAGTTTCCAATgcattattatcattagATATACCACACCAAAAAGAAGTAAACATTTATCCCTTTACaattgatatatatattcaaacatcacaaaatataaatgaagaacAACTAAAAAAACACAATTCTACTAGTTCATATCAAATgaatcaaaataatatcaacactaaatttaaaaaaactAATACATCTATGTATGAACACGATACAAATTTTGAGCAAACATTTGAAAACAAAAAGGTAAAGCATAAATCaaagaataaaaatgaGGTATATACGGAAATACCATTTATGTaa
- a CDS encoding hypothetical protein (conserved Plasmodium protein, unknown function) has translation MDSKIKCNIKLRRPKKDSLKEKGHKINENVLNIFKKKEEEDDEDEENNIKDEGRIEHIKCIKEGKVLIDIEKQKENSKDHLYLNFLNNLENKLNRIQNKKEIIYLNFPNKSNNNNNNDDDDIKSNISYQYDHQDMNSSIHSNNSESSEKDSDIEIKNLSSFIIHKNKNNLKLNNNEKKHAELENNKIKTKHKNYDDTYNMDHQNNDDSSNQNNDDRSNQNNDDPSNQNLTHIYKVTEKNLTFKRKILIDKFDKNNKDVLLKNEINLYDDFKEHNIKIDNYGTYILKKMGYKEDVYNEYINKYYNESSEQNYFDKIYNNLQSRDFRFTGVGAEEEMKQNMENIKKGNVNYELKGDHTHKNDDNDNKNDDNDNKNDDNDNKNDQYKKFKKHDIYDKNKKCDRYDKNKKCDRYDKNKKYYRYDKNDSSNSDDSSQESLHNEDNTSSISNNVYDKINKPTKHSNDKYKLSNKSNSTNSSNNKYDYKKKTNNNIEEHKYSSKIAKYNNDKNYVFFEGLIVKINLETHEFYKWKGIVLYKIKKEKEESEKQKTKNTYTYIYGLLIFKHYKYILPYKNIIKHKLKDMKHNLYTQEENNNIWTHFINELNIKMKSNNHNNYSNHDKNQYFNISQIKSNYLETTISQDMLKCKIVNKNLKHPMKENNLYKETVELKKIKSNHAYVQIRKKYILKVSLDDICQYV, from the coding sequence atggataGTAAGataaaatgtaatattaaattGAGACGTCCTAAAAAAGATAgtttaaaagaaaaagggcataaaataaatgaaaatgtgttgaatatttttaaaaagaaagaagaagaagatgatgaagatgaagaaaataatataaaagatgaaGGTAGAATTgaacatataaaatgtataaaagAAGGGAAGGTTTTAATTGATAtagaaaaacaaaaagaaaattcaaaagatcatttatatttaaattttttaaataatttagaaaataaattaaatcgtatacaaaataaaaaagaaatcatatatttaaattttccAAATAAatctaataataataataataatgatgatgatgatataaaaagtaatatatcCTATCAATATGATCATCAAGATATGAACTCATCAATACATTCTAATAATAGCGAATCAAGCGAAAAAGACTCAGAtattgaaataaaaaatttatcaagttttattatacataaaaataaaaataatttaaaattaaataataatgaaaaaaaacatgcggaattagaaaataataaaatcaagacgaaacataaaaattatgatgatacatataatatggaccatcaaaataatgatgatagctccaatcaaaataatgatgacAGATCCaatcaaaataatgatgacCCCTCCAATCAAAATCttacacatatatacaaggtaacagaaaaaaatttaacattcaaaagaaaaattcTTATAGATAAATTTgacaaaaataataaagatgtactgttaaaaaatgaaatcAATTTATATGACGATTTTAAAGAAcacaatataaaaattgataattatggaacatatattttaaaaaaaatgggATATAAGGAAGATgtatataatgaatatattaataaatattataatgaatCCAGTgaacaaaattatttcGATAAAATCTATAATAATTTACAGTCAAGAGATTTCCGTTTCACAGGTGTAGGAGCAGAAGAGGAGATGAAACAAAATATGgagaatataaaaaagggGAATGTAAATTATGAGCTCAAGGGGGACCACACGCATAAGAATGATGACAATGATAATAAGAATGACGACAATGATAATAAGAATGACGACAATGATAATAAGAATGatcaatataaaaaatttaaaaaacatgacatatatgataaaaacaaaaaatgtgatagatatgataaaaacaaaaaatgtgatagatatgataaaaacaaaaaatattatagatatgataaaaatgacAGCTCCAACTCTGACGACAGTAGTCAAGAGAGTCTACataatgaagataataCATCGAGTATATCAAATAATGTATAcgataaaataaataaaccTACTAAACATTCAAATgacaaatataaattatcCAATAAAAGCAACTCAACTAATAGttctaataataaatatgattataaaaaaaaaacaaataataatatagaagAACACAAATATTCATCTAAGATAgcaaaatataataatgataagaattatgttttttttgaaGGGTTGATAgtaaaaattaatttagAAACACAtgaattttataaatggaaaggaattgttttatataaaataaaaaaggaaaaagaagagagtgaaaaacaaaaaacaaaaaatacatatacatatatatacggattgttaatatttaaacattataaatatattcttccatataaaaatattattaaacataaattaaaagatatgaaacataatttatatacacaagaagaaaataataatatatggacacattttattaatgaattaaatattaaaatgaaatcaaataatcataataattattcaaatCATGATAAGAAtcaatattttaatatatcacAAATAAAATCCAACTATCTAGAAACAACAATAAGTCAAGATATGCTCAAATGTAAAAtagtaaataaaaatttaaaacatccaatgaaagaaaataatttgtatAAAGAAACTGttgaattaaaaaaaattaaatcGAATCATGCTTATGTGCaaataagaaaaaagtACATATTGAAAGTCTCACTGGATGATATTTGTcaatatgtataa
- a CDS encoding hypothetical protein (conserved Plasmodium protein, unknown function), which translates to NINNIHNINNNNIIYNNNQHHFNHENNIHYNHHIHNNDARGNRIPFQNSISEEKDINNTALHNSLNVKRIIKDYNSMHNRNYEGENIFENMSNRNMNNNNQDITDTRDNDRRKNNNNNNNNNNNNNNNNNNNNNNNNYYYYNNLCKSYNVDKTNNEDIINNNQHMFYSMKSRSSCDLLNKTPTQNEIREGNYKKERIYSEKPLDIMNSNELEKKDKDRDIQCYNNGHEEEGLISSSSPYSYDNTNEDDVNVQLAIINSLIDM; encoded by the coding sequence taatataaataatatacataatataaataataacaacataatttataataacaatCAGCATCATTTTAACCATGAGaataatattcattataatcatcacattcataataatgatgCTAGAGGCAACAGGATCCCCTTTCAAAATAGTATTTcagaagaaaaagatataaataatacagCTCTTCATAACTCTTTAAACgtaaaaagaattataaaagaTTATAATAGCATGCATAATAGAAATTATGAAGgagaaaatatatttgaaaatatgTCTAACAGGAACATGAATAATAACAATCAGGATATAACGGACACTCGTGATAATgatagaagaaaaaataacaacaataataataacaataataataataataataataataataataataataataacaataataattattattattataataatttatgtaAATCCTATAATGTGGATAAGACAAATAATGAAGACatcataaataataacCAGCATATGTTTTATTCAATGAAGAGTAGATCATCTTGTGATTTATTAAACAAGACACCCACACAAAATGAAATAAGAGAAGggaattataaaaaagaaagaattTATTCTGAGAAACCTTTAGATATTATGAACTCAAACGAActtgaaaaaaaagataagGACAGGGATATACaatgttataataatggACATGAAGAAGAAGGATTAATATCTTCATCCTCTCCTTATAGTTATGATAATACAAATGAAGATGATGTAAATGTTCAACTAGCTATTATCAACAGTTTGATTGATATGTAA